The region CCTTCCCCGTACATCAGACCGTTCTGCTGAATCCGCTGCTTGAGAATCTTGAAAATCAGCTCCTGCTTGGTCAGCCCCATGTAATCGGTAATGCCTTCTTCCTTGGCAATCCGATGAAGCTCACCGGCATCCAGATTCTGCAGATCGGTGATATGGAGATTTCCTTTCTTAATCCGCTCATACTTTTCGTGAATCGATTCTTCTTTGACGGGCTGAGCGGGGACAGTCTCTGTCTGGGTGGAAGCATCAGACGCCTGAGCCGCCTGAGCCGGTTCGCTTTCCGCCTGGGCGGTGGCCGACGGTTCCGAAACAGGCGTTTCCGTACCCGTCTCTTCCGACGAAGCCTCGGAACCAACCGGCTGACCGGCGGTTTCCATCTCCGCAGAGGCCTCGTTTTCCGTCTTTTTCCTGCGTCCTCGCTTTTTTTCCGTTTGTTTGGTCGTTGCTTTTGCCATTCGTTCTCCTTATAGCCTGCAATAAAATTGATGACTCCGGTTTAATAAATACACACGTTATAGACCTTCGGATGAGTAGTCCGCTGCTTTCAAAACCCGCAGGGGGCTTCTCCTTCTTTTTGTGCGGGTGCAGATTAGAACAAAGACCTGCCTGTTCGATTCAGCTCTTCCCGATGCTCCGTTTGCAATAGATTACCTTTCAATTCAGACGGCTCTCTGCAAATTATTCTGTTTGAAACCCCTCCGGAATTGTATTGCCGACTTAAACAGTAGAAAATCGCTTGCGTTCCTGTATCGCTGAAAAGACTTTCTCGACTTGTTTCGCCAATTCGGATTCGTCTGAATGGTTCGAAAGTATATAATGAGCCCTTTGCTTCTTTTTGTCCAGAGAAATTTGAAAATTTTCTCGTTTTTTTTGCTCCCCCGCCTCCAGCTGTCTTTTCTGACGGGTCCGCTGAACACGAATCTCCTGCGGACAATCAACAAAGACCAGAACATCGCATCGCCGGTCCCACCCGACTTCCGCCAGCAGCGGCATATCCACGACCACCGGTTTTCCCTGACGCCGATAGTCTTCCAGCAGGGCCTCACAGCGGGCCAGAACAGCCGGATGAACAATTCCGTTAAGCCTCTGCACCTTCTCAGCGGAATCAAAGACGGCTGACGCCAGCCTCCTGCGGTCGATTCGCCCGTCGGGGCTGAAAACCTCGCCGCCGAACGCGTGGCGGATTTGGTCACGAATTGCCGGTTCGTCCAGAACCTCATGGGCAATCGAATCCGCATCAATCCGCCCGCAGCCAAGCCGTTCAAAACAGCGAGCCGCCGTGCTCTTGCCGGCTCCAATCCCGCCCAATAACCCGATGACGGCAAACTGATTTTTTGAAGGAAAACTCACAATACACTCGCACCCCCCGTTTTGTCAACAACCGCTTTTGCCCGAAAGCACAAACCCCTTTGGGACCGCCCGCCCCACTGCGCCCGGGGGGATTCGAACCTCCGACCTTCGGTTTAGGAAACCGATGCTCTATCCTGCTGAGCTACGAGCGCCAGGCTATCAATTTGATTATGAGGGGCCTGCTGGAAACCTTCAAGCAAAATCAAACCGCTCCGCGAGAATATCTGATTCTTTCATCAATTTCTTTTTTTCTGTCAGATTTTTCGCATTCAGGCGAAACAGTGTAGGAGACCAAACAAATTTTACCTGATTTTTTCACAGGAATCTGATAGGTTTGAAGCAGGCGGATG is a window of Anaerohalosphaeraceae bacterium DNA encoding:
- the coaE gene encoding dephospho-CoA kinase (Dephospho-CoA kinase (CoaE) performs the final step in coenzyme A biosynthesis.), translating into MSFPSKNQFAVIGLLGGIGAGKSTAARCFERLGCGRIDADSIAHEVLDEPAIRDQIRHAFGGEVFSPDGRIDRRRLASAVFDSAEKVQRLNGIVHPAVLARCEALLEDYRRQGKPVVVDMPLLAEVGWDRRCDVLVFVDCPQEIRVQRTRQKRQLEAGEQKKRENFQISLDKKKQRAHYILSNHSDESELAKQVEKVFSAIQERKRFSTV